The window TGAGCCCCTTCTCAGCAGTCTAGTATAATATATTCAGCTAGTGTGGACAACTTTTTCCCCAAAATAGAGATTTAAGTTCATATTTACCAGGTCTATTTCACATAGATATTGGTTGTGGCATTCTGTCAAATAGTCAGTCTCTGCAGTAGACTGGCTGTTTTGGTCGGCTGTCAAAATCAATTTACCCTAATTACAAACTCACTCAAGTTATTTTGGACAGTAAATCAGCACTTGTATCTTGGAGGTGTCACAACAgcggataaaaaaaaaatgtccacaagAGTTCAGGCTCTCCTCAAGATTCACACTTACCATAGCTGTGAGCTACACgttcagtgttttggtttgtgtgttcttttttcCTGTGCGATGGTCAATTTCCCAGAATTTAGAGTCACAAAGGGTCACTCTGACAAATTTACTTCGGAGGCCAAGTGTTGTCCGTCACCTGTGACCTCCATTCAGCCTTCCAGAGATTTCTGTTGGGTCTGAACAACATGAATTACCCTCAAGTAGGTCATTATAGTGGAATGAATGGGAGAGGAGGGTTGCTAAGAGTCTTAATGATCAagtgacaaagtaaaaaatacccCGGCACTGTTTAGATATGAGAAACCACTGAAATCAAGTAAATTTGAGTGAAATCTGATCCTTCCCAGCTGAAAATGTACGagacatttcaataaaaaaaatcacaagtttTACCTGGAAAATGTTTGTCATCTCTTCTGTGTCCTTTACAGTTTCCCTTCCAGTCATTTGACAAGGTTGTTAATATCTATGTTATTACaggcttttttttgtgtttgtattgtgtttttggTGGCATTGTTATGAACAGAGGTTATCAGTAAGAAGTGGAGTAATTGCatctgaaaaaaataagtatGTTGGATTAAGCTTAAGATCAAGATTAATCATAATGTGGGCATTGTTCTCATGAGCACTTTGGGGAAGTGTCTTCCTTCATTCTACTTAGTTATGCTAAGGCTTAGAGTACTGACACGCTGAtggaaaatgtttgtaaaaactgcagtttaaatGGAAACAGgttaaaacaaagaacagagcaGAAGCATCCACCTGTCATCAGTCTACAACATAATTAAGGTGATTTAGCCAATTCAAGAAGTGGCATCTAATATACAGTGTGCTTCAAAACATTCATATGTCCAGTCTAGCAGAATTTCCAGTCTGCTGACAAGCTGATTATTGGCAGTTTCATGTTACATTTAGAAATAGTAttaaattttcaaatgaaagcaGGTTTGGCTCAGTCATTGGTCCAGGATCCTGCTGGGCCGACCATGTTGCGGACTATTTCACATGTCCATTGATTCACTGGTCAACTAGATTAGTTGCAGaattgtgtttgtaaatgtttgctAGTTTTTCTTGGTTCCAGCTGTTTAAATACCTTGAAACACTTATCCCAAATGTACACAATCTGATTCCTAAAAGCCACATGTGGACATAAAAATAAACGATTCATATGACCCCAGATCCACATGCAGGTGTAACCAGACACCTGCATGTGGAATATACCTCCAGGTTCTCTGTAGTTTACCTTTGTGGCTGAGTAAAACTGGTGAGACTGGTTTAAATTGGGGACTGGAAGGTGTAACAGACTTTCATACCGTATCTGTGTATCATGTGAtcgtgctgctgcttttcttcgaTGCCCTCTGTGAGAAGTGAAATGAACAGTGAACTGCGGCTGAAGACGATTGTTGAGGAGGTTTGTGTGGAAGTCGTAGTTACAATAAATGTGCCAGTTACTCTACGACAGATGAATATATTAagaataatttgaaaaacatgcacaatttaataattaaagctccatatttttttgtttcatgtgaaCAATTGCTAGTAGTACCGATCCCACAGAAAATCAACTTTACCCTAACTTTTTGCACTTCTCTGACCCCATACATAAAACTGTTACGGCATCTGTTTGCAGTAATCAAGCTTACAGCTCATTGTATGATATGACTGATGTGAAGTGTATATAGGCGCCACCTCTTCTAAACCATTGATCTTGCGTTGACCTCGATCCTTGTGCTCCTAAACCTACGGAGCTGGTAAAAATCAGGAAGGAGGCAGTCACCCTCCATGCTGGCTCCACCAGCCAGGACATCTGGAGCTAGTTCAACTACCTGTACACTCCTCTTCATCAACCAGGAGATCTGCTCCCTTAACTGCTCCACCACAATCTTCCCGTCAAAGCAACTTGCTTGAGATGGTTCTGGTCTCGTCAGGGGGAACTTATGAGATACTATCccaaaaagcaacaaaaataatggaaacacacaggtAGTGGGATGCTTATTATTCACAAATTGCAGGAAAGGGATTTCTTGTAGGATGTCGAATGTCTGATCAAGAACCTGatctttttctttacattacTAACTGGGCAAAGCGGACGCCTGCCTCGTGGCACCAGACCAATGGGGGCCCAAAGATCTACAACTTCACTGCATGTCAACTGGTTTTGGTCATTTGATATTTAGAAAACTGTGGGTCCAACAGCACGTTTGTCCACGGGGCTCGTTTACAGGTTAAAACTGCCATGCCCTGTATTCTGAACATTAGAGGCATTACTCCCTCACTTTCAGtattaaatactgaaaaaaccCACGCGCTTCGGTGCATGCGCAACAGTATGTAGTATCCCTTTAAGAAGGAAAGGCCCTGACCTACGTCATCCTCATAAACATAATTGACAAAGGGGCAGAGCGAacatctttcttctctcctgttgATGCCACTTTTCCGTCCTATTCCCGCAGCACTTTACCGACCGACCGAAAATGGCGCAGGAGTTTGTGCAGGCGAAGATCAAAGGAGACAAAGTGGTGCTGTTCATTAAGCCCACGTGCTCGTACTGCATTATGGCCAAAGAAGTTTTGGCCAAATATAAGTTCAAACCCGGACATCTGGAGTGTATTGATATAAGTGGACGCAGCGACATGGACAGCATGCAGGACTACTTCATGGAACTTACCGGAGCCCGCACGGTAAACAGCCGCTCGCTCGGGCCTTAGTAAACAACGGAGGAGTCTCACTTTGAGGAGAGGCGTTTACATGTGTGTAATCAACTTCCTTGTTGACTTCAACCGCAGTGCAGTGGCATCAACAGGCCAAAAATAAACCTTTTGCCacgtcaaaataaaacagctttgCAGTGATAGCCATAGTAACTATGTTTACAACGTTTGAAGCTGTAAAATTTCTGATTAATttgctggtttttatttatttgcttggACTACAGTTGCTTTTGAAATCCATAAATGAGGATTTCAACCAAAGCACATGAGAAGGGGTGGCTGATATGAATGAAATCCTCTATTGAGGTAGATGGAATAGACCTGTGAATTAGCTCCCTGACAATTACACATCTCATTTGTGCAAAAATCATATGAAAAGCCTTTAACGGCCATGAGTTGTGCTTATTAATTTGCAGCGTTGTCCATACTGGTCTGATACACCCAGAGATGTTTAAGGGATAGTTACAATGGTATGGACAAGATGGACTGGTACACAAATGTACATTGTCTCATCATATTGTCTAACCCTGtgtatgacatttaaaatcagtAACTGCATGTTAACCTTCTGCATCCCTGTTTTTCTTgtattcatttgaaatgtaggTCCCACGGGTGTTCATCGGTGAGGAGTGCATTGGAGGCGGCAGTGATGTGGCGGCACTGGATAAGAGTGGTAACCTGAAGGACATGCTGCGGTCCATTGGAGCCCTGCAGTAACCTGGTCCACACCTCCAGGTACAGGACACTGCACAGACTCTTCTTTTACCtccatatatacacacactcatataatATGAAAGACCGAGGGTCTGGCTGTGAAGAGAATAAGAAATGTGTAGCATTGGTAATAGGAGGCAAGAAAAGGAGGTAGGTGTTTCCCCTCAGAAGACCCAAAGCAAGTCATTAAGTGCATGATTTAGTAACAGAAAGCTCTCATTAGAGTAGGAATAAATAAACGAAAGGGAATAAGATGCCCAAGGTGGTGCTCAAAGAGATAACAATGAATTGTTCTGTGGTAGAGGCAGGAGTAAAATCTGCTCTGGGCCCACACTGCATCACATCCTGATGGAAATGTACAGATGGTCGACAAATTAAGGAAACGCCTGAATAAAAGGGCGGAGAAACATAAGGAGAGCAGATGCTTCCGCACAGGGTGAGTCGTGGGTGTGACTTCACCCCCTGCAAACATAACAAGGTCCTCTTTGATTAATATAACCGTGACTACATACATAAacattcatgttgttgttgttggtgttgtcaGATGCAACAGTACAGTCGGTCCCCGGCACCTTAAGGACGACAGGCCATGACTGCTCGGGGTCCAACTTGTAGTCTGTCATGTCTGTTGACCAAGTCACAGTAAGGATTGACGACTCTAATCTGACACAGTgtgaaagacaaacatgttgtgAAGTCCGATCCTGGACTTAGACTGCATTCTCCACCACCGCCATCAAGCCATCTAATGAGGGAATAATAtgttttggaagaatggtgttaGGAGACCTGGAGAGCCAATGCCAGTTGTAGAAGCTTAAGGTGGCTGTCAGCCATCTTACGGTCAAACAGGTTGATTTTAATTGCAATCAAAATGCACGCAGACACCTGCACACCTGACTGTGACTGTACGgcaacatacaaacacaacagagtaCAGACATTCACTGAGTCTGTGATACGTTCATTCTAAaacatgtctttatttaaagtcaGACGCCATGTTATCTACAGTCTGTACAGCACAGGCCCCGTGGAGCCACGCGAGTGTCTCGAGTGGATGCCGTACTGGGGCACACTTTGATTCACAGTCCAGTGTTTCAGCTGCTATTTAATGAGTCATCTTCCTTTTGTAAGAGTAGATTGGcgtttatttattgtttgttttttttcgaactagacacacactgtaaatgttgTTTGTCGTCATTATAGttaaacacacaccaactgGTTAGATAACAACTTGACAGTGATTGTGGTCTGTACTATATACACAGCCTGCTGCTACAGCACTGCAAGAACTGGATACAAACACAGCTACATGCAGTTTGTGGATCATTAATGAATTATATTGATCCACTGTATCAAAAATAGCCACAAATGTCACCTTTGAtcttatttgctttcattttgcTGAGGGATTGTCGGACAAGTTGTTCTGGCTTCTGTCCCCCAGTTTTGTCAAATCAATAATTTCTTAATCCTTTTAAAGTAAATACCAGTGAAACATTGGACTGTAAAATAGTATGGCCCagttgtctttgctccaaatgtttaaaaaaaaaaaaaaaaatcataaatgtccatatacagtatagttTACAAAAATAATTGCAGCACCAATAAATCATAATCTCattatgattaaaaacaacctttcaaaaaaaaaagataaaataaatattgtgtatTCACCCAGAGGCATTGTGGTTTTAGTGTACCAACTTATGTTCATGATATGATTGTTTTTCCTAAATCTTTATATCCCGTCTGTACACGTAAATGCTACAAAAGgcctttgctttttttgtgtgacagagacagacccTTAGTATTTGTTATTGCACATGTATAAGGAGTAATTTCAACAGTATTTCACATTAACCTGCAAAGGAAATGATGTAAAAGTCCAGCtttaaatgaagtttaaaaAGACATTGATTATTGTTCTGGATTTGGTGTATAGAGCACTTGATTGATTTTGATACAGGCTTTGTGTAGTTTAATTTCAGAATTTAATTTTCAAGTAATTTCttaatgaaaagtgaaatggCCTCATTTGACACAGACTACAGTCATAATGTATTCCACTTAAAACATGGTAATAAAATCAGTCTGGCTCTGAGACACTCATTGATGTTGCATTAAAGATCTGAAAGAATCTAATAGAAGAATTGTAATTATATTGGTCCTGCTCGTATGCTAAACTGAGGGTCTGTTAGATTACAGATGAAAAGGAGCATGACTGTGTTACCAGCAGCATTACCAGTTGCTTTCCACTCTGCTCTCAGTGTTAATGTAGGTCACCGCTCAGATGAAATGCTCACTGGGCCACTGAGAAGTTGAAGGCTCAAGAGTTATTTCAGCTTAAGAAATGCTGCATGTAGAcgtgttcactttttttttttttttttcacaatccCCGATACAACGGGACACAGATGCATCATGGGTCACCATGGGTCATCATGAGTTTAATTTAAGATGGAGCAGTCCCATGTCCAGCGTACATAAGAGACACAGACATCCCCGGGTGTCGAGTAGAGAAGAAAACACTTCACAGCACAGTTTTCTCCTTCTTATTCAACCTGAAGTCACATTACCCGTTACTGTAGTGTGAACCAGGCCGCAACATGGTCCTGGTCTGTTGTCTAACAGATGTGTGGTCATTTGATATATCTGTACTTGTAATGGAGCCATTCTGTGTTAATGTTGATCTTCAAAATCCATCAGCCTCAGCCAATAGAAATATAATCTTTTACAGAGCCTCTGGCCAGTGGCCAGacagtcattttaaattcatattgGGTTTAAAGGATCAGTCATTTTGTGTTGCCCATGATGGAATAGTCTTTATGCAGAGGACACGCACACATTCCTTCAGGGGAAGAGAGGAGTGTCGCAGTGGTGTATGTCACTgcctgacatactgtacatacagcgCTGTCCCAGTGGTTGAGGAGTCTTATACTGTTCTCCTCTGCAGCGGTATCCTCCAGAGTCAGTCCTTCATccaacagcacaaacagaaaaaaactgtttcctctctttccacTGTTGATGATGCACAGCCTCActctttgtcattattttctcatttgattcccctcccctctctcccctgttTTCCACAGGCTTGTGGCTTCCAGGTGGGGTCACATGACTATGCA is drawn from Seriola aureovittata isolate HTS-2021-v1 ecotype China chromosome 2, ASM2101889v1, whole genome shotgun sequence and contains these coding sequences:
- the glrx gene encoding glutaredoxin-1 — translated: MAQEFVQAKIKGDKVVLFIKPTCSYCIMAKEVLAKYKFKPGHLECIDISGRSDMDSMQDYFMELTGARTVPRVFIGEECIGGGSDVAALDKSGNLKDMLRSIGALQ